The genomic interval GGCACATCCCACACGAAAACCGCTTATTATCATGACACCTAAATCTCTGTTGCGTCACAAATTAGCCGTATCAAGCCGTGAAGACTTTATCAGTAAAAGTGTGTTTCTTCCCTTGCTTCCCGATCCAGATAATCCCTCTTCTACCCTCATAAAAACGGTGGTTTTATGTTCAGGAAAAATCTTTTATGATCTTCTTGTACACCGCCGTGAGACCCAGCGTCAATCCGATGTGGCCCTGATCCGTGTGGAACAACTCTATCCTTTCCCCCACGATCAAATCATCGCTGAACTCATCAAATATCCCCACGCAAAGGTTTTGTGGGCCCAAGAAGAACCTGAAAACATGGGGGCGTGGACATATATGGATCGTAAAATCGAAACCGTTCTCTTGCACCTTAAACGCACACAGATATGGCCACAAAAAATCACGCGTCTTTCTAGTGCTTCACCAGCAACAGGATCTCCTAGTCAGCACGCACGTGAGCAAGAGGCTATAATTGCAGAGATTTTTTCACAGGATAAAAAAGCAAACAGGAAGTAGTGGCCCAATCGTTACACAGACACCAACATATCGAATCACACCAACACATCCCCTTGCTCTTCACTGTCTAAAGCATTAATGTGTTATTTATAGAGGCTTTTACAGAACTACACTCATCGCATGATCGACATTCGTGTGCCCCAGCTGGGCGAATCCATTAATGAGGCTACTATCGCCCGTTGGCTGAAAAGCCAGGGGAATTTTGTTAATCAAGATGAGCCCTTGGTTGAACTTGAAACAGATAAGGTTACGCTTGAGGTTACCGCTCCTACCTCCGGAACGCTTACGATCATTTTAGCACCGGCAACTACTGAAGTACGTGTTGGAGATGTCATCGCCAAGATTAATGAATCTGTTTCAACAAACGCCAGTCCACCAGACGCTACGCAAAAGCCCCAGGACACAGAAAATCCCCACAAAACACCACCACCGCCTGTCTATCAAACGGCTTCACAAGATGACAAGCCCCCTCAAAAAAAAAATGGTAACCCAAACCTCCCATACCATAACATTCACTTAACACCGGCCGCCCGCCGTCTAGTAGCCGAAGAAAAAATTGATACCACACAGTTCGAAACACGTATCTCTTCACGCCGTATCACCAAAGGAGATGTACTGTCTTACCTGGAACGAAACCACAATCCCAACACCGCGCAAGAGCCATCTTCACACACTCAGAACGTCAAACGCGTTCCCATGTCACGGATACGCTTGCGCATTGCTCAGCGATTAAAGGAAGCCCAACATACGGCCGCGACTCTCACAACATTTAACGAGGTCGACATGACTGCTATTCTGGCACTGCGCACAGACCAGCAATCATCTTTCACGCAGATGCACGGTGTCAAACTTGGGCTCATGTCCTTTTTTGTAAGAGCAAGTGTCGCCGCTTTACGTAAATATCCCCTTGTAAATGCCTCCATTGATGGGACAGATATTCTGTACCATACAAAAATAAATATTGGGGTTGCCGTCGCTACCAAAGATGCTCTTATTGTTCCTGTTATTCACAGCGCCGATACAAAAACATTTGGTGACATTGAGCGTGCACTTATTGACGCGCGCGCACAAGCAACGAAGGGACAGCTCTCACCATCTGACCTTGCGGATGGAACATTTACTATTACCAATGGGGGCGTGTTCGGGTCACTCCTCTCAACGCCCTTGCTTAACCCCCCCCAGTCCGCAATTCTGGGCATGCATACCATACAGAAGCGCCCCGTTGTGAATGCAGATGGTGCGATTGTTGTGCGCGATATGATGTATGTAGCACTAAGCTATGATCATCGCCTTATCGATGGAAAAGAAGCCATCAGTTTTCTTCTGACAATCAAAGAAAATCTCGAAGACCCTTCCCGTCTTTTTCTCGCTTTCTAAAGGACGCCAACACAAAAACTACAAAGGATTATCTATGTCTTATGATTACGATATCGCCATTATCGGAGGAGGTCCTGGTGGATATTGCGCAGCCATACGGGCAGCGCAGTTGGGGTTTCGGGTTGTATTGATTGATAAACAGCAAGCTCTGGGTGGGACATGCTTGCATACGGGGTGTATCCCCTCAAAAATTCTTCTCCATGGATCAGCAGAGTTTCATGGCCTGAAACACATCCATGCCTTTGGTATCCATGTGAAAAATCCCACGATTAATATCTCTGAGCTGATGGCATACAAGCGTGCCACTATTGATGGCTTAGCCAAGGGAATCGATAGCCTATTTGCCCTTCATTCAATCACACATATAACAGGAGAGGCCTCCTTTCTGGATGAGCACACGCTCAGCATTGGGAAATCATCGCTCACCGCCACAACGATTATTATCGCCACAGGATCTTCTGTGACCCCTCTCGATGGCATCACCCCAGACGGCAAAACCATTCTCGATTCAACTGATGCCCTTTCACTCACAAAAATCCCGCACACACTCGCGATTATTGGTGGGGGATATATTGGACTAGAGTTAGGATCTGTGTGGGCGCGTCTTGGCTCCACGGTCACGATTGTCGAGTATTCTGATGCTATTGGCACAACTCTTGATGCGGATGTCGCCCAGGTTCTGCGGCATAATCTTGAGGATATTGGCATCACCTTCCTCACACATACAGAGGTCACCCACGCAGAAAAATTCCCAAAAAGCATTAAGCTCACGCTGAAAAATCGCTCAGATCAATCCATCACTACAGCCACATTCACACAGGTCCTTCTCAGCATCGGGCGAACGCCCTACACGGCTAATTTAAATTTACAGGCGGTAGGTATTGCCTGCGACGACAGAGGGTTTATTCCTGTTGATCAAGAAAACCGCACATCAATACCCCATATTTACGCCATTGGTGATGTTGTAAAAGGCTTGATGCTTGCTCACCGTGCCTCCGATGAGGGGGTCACTTTGGTTGAGCGCCTGAAAGGGCATAAGGTATGGACCAATCCTCAAGTCATTCCCTCTGTTATGTACACCAATCCCGAAGTGGCCCAGGTCGGTAAAACGGAAACACAGTGCTTGCGGGAAAGTATTTCCTACACAATAGGGAAATTTCCTCTCACTGCTAATAGCCGGGCACGCGCCGTCAACATGACGGGGGGATTTGTAAAAATTCTTACCAACCCCTGCACAGATAGGGTAATCGGGGGGACAATTATAGGGGCACACGCAGGAGAACTCATTGGAGAA from Alphaproteobacteria bacterium carries:
- the odhB gene encoding 2-oxoglutarate dehydrogenase complex dihydrolipoyllysine-residue succinyltransferase; translation: MIDIRVPQLGESINEATIARWLKSQGNFVNQDEPLVELETDKVTLEVTAPTSGTLTIILAPATTEVRVGDVIAKINESVSTNASPPDATQKPQDTENPHKTPPPPVYQTASQDDKPPQKKNGNPNLPYHNIHLTPAARRLVAEEKIDTTQFETRISSRRITKGDVLSYLERNHNPNTAQEPSSHTQNVKRVPMSRIRLRIAQRLKEAQHTAATLTTFNEVDMTAILALRTDQQSSFTQMHGVKLGLMSFFVRASVAALRKYPLVNASIDGTDILYHTKINIGVAVATKDALIVPVIHSADTKTFGDIERALIDARAQATKGQLSPSDLADGTFTITNGGVFGSLLSTPLLNPPQSAILGMHTIQKRPVVNADGAIVVRDMMYVALSYDHRLIDGKEAISFLLTIKENLEDPSRLFLAF
- the lpdA gene encoding dihydrolipoyl dehydrogenase; protein product: MSYDYDIAIIGGGPGGYCAAIRAAQLGFRVVLIDKQQALGGTCLHTGCIPSKILLHGSAEFHGLKHIHAFGIHVKNPTINISELMAYKRATIDGLAKGIDSLFALHSITHITGEASFLDEHTLSIGKSSLTATTIIIATGSSVTPLDGITPDGKTILDSTDALSLTKIPHTLAIIGGGYIGLELGSVWARLGSTVTIVEYSDAIGTTLDADVAQVLRHNLEDIGITFLTHTEVTHAEKFPKSIKLTLKNRSDQSITTATFTQVLLSIGRTPYTANLNLQAVGIACDDRGFIPVDQENRTSIPHIYAIGDVVKGLMLAHRASDEGVTLVERLKGHKVWTNPQVIPSVMYTNPEVAQVGKTETQCLRESISYTIGKFPLTANSRARAVNMTGGFVKILTNPCTDRVIGGTIIGAHAGELIGEIALGMEMGASSEDIARTCHAHPTLSEAVREASLQAFDKAIHIP